The Thunnus albacares chromosome 11, fThuAlb1.1, whole genome shotgun sequence genome contains a region encoding:
- the crygs4 gene encoding crystallin, gamma S4 gives MEKIVFYEDRDFQGKSYDCKGDSADLHGYIRRCNSVKVEGGWWVLFERNNFTGYQYVIGPGEYNDYHHWMGFNDCVRSCRIIKNAKGPCKLKLFDRPNFDGQSLELTENMKSFQEKWPTREVQSCKVLEGSWVFFEHPNFCGRQYLLEKGEYRHHSVWGALKATVGSIRRIMEL, from the exons ATGGAGAAG ATTGTGTTTTACGAGGATAGGGACTTCCAGGGAAAGTCCTATGACTGCAAAGGGGACTCAGCTGACCTGCATGGCTACATCCGCCGATGTAACTCAGTCAAGGTAGAGGGAGGCTGGTGGGTGCTATTTGAGCGCAACAACTTCACAGGCTACCAGTACGTTATCGGTCCAGGGGAATACAATGACTACCACCACTGGATGGGCTTCAATGACTGTGTCAGATCCTGCAGGATCATCAAAAAC GCCAAAGGGCCATGCAAGCTGAAGCTGTTCGACCGGCCAAACTTTGACGGCCAATCTCTGGagttgacagaaaacatgaagTCTTTCCAGGAGAAGTGGCCCACACGTGAAGTCCAGTCCTGCAAGGTCCTAGAGGGGTCCTGGGTGTTCTTTGAACATCCCAACTTCTGTGGTCGCCAGTACCTGCTGGAGAAAGGGGAGTACCGACACCACTCAGTGTGGGGAGCTCTGAAAGCAACCGTGGGCTCCATCAGAAGAATCATGGAGTTGTAG
- the crygs3 gene encoding crystallin, gamma S3 gives MDRVGKIIFYEDRNFQGRYYECNSDCPELNIHFSRCNSVRVESGAWVLYERPNYLGYQYILTRGEYPDYQQWMGYNDSIRSCRIVRNTSGLFRIRIYECLHFTGKMMEFSEDVSTLLEHWQFQEVHSAHVQDGAWVFYELPNFRGRQYLLEKGEYRRFIEWAAMNPTVGSIRRVHDF, from the exons ATGGACCGTGTAGGAAAG atCATCTTTTACGAAGACAGGAACTTCCAAGGTCGATATTATGAGTGCAACAGTGACTGTCCTGAGCTTAACATCCATTTTAGCCGCTGCAACTCAGTTCGGGTGGAGAGTGGAGCCTGGGTTCTGTATGAGAGGCCCAACTACCTGGGCTACCAGTACATCCTGACCAGAGGAGAGTACCCTGATTACCAGCAATGGATGGGCTACAATGACAGCATAAGGTCTTGCCGGATTGTACGAAAT ACCTCTGGTTTGTTCAGGATTCGTATCTACGAGTGTCTTCACTTCACCGGTAAGATGATGGAGTTCAGTGAAGATGTGAGCACCCTGCTCGAACACTGGCAATTCCAAGAGGTCCACTCTGCCCACGTGCAGGACGGTGCCTGGGTCTTCTACGAGCTCCCCAACTTCCGTGGACGCCAGTACCTGCTGGAGAAGGGAGAGTACCGCCGCTTTATTGAGTGGGCAGCCATGAACCCCACCGTGGGGTCCATCCGCCGCGTCCATGACTTTTAG